From one Triticum aestivum cultivar Chinese Spring chromosome 4B, IWGSC CS RefSeq v2.1, whole genome shotgun sequence genomic stretch:
- the LOC123095000 gene encoding LOB domain-containing protein 30: protein MSSGGGSSTLGGCGGPSGSGSGSGGVGGGGLGGGGGGPCGACKFLRRKCVSECIFAPYFDSEQGAAHFAAVHKVFGASNVSKLLLQIPAHKRLDAVVTICYEAQARLRDPVYGCVAHIFVLQQQVVNLQAELTYLQTHLATLELPSPPLPAAPQMPMAMPAQFSISDLPSTTNIPTTIDLSALFEPPAQPQWAVQQHHQHQLRQHPSYGAMAHRGGSSMAEGSAASGSGSGELQTLARELLDRHGRSGVKPELQPPPPPHPR from the exons ATGAGCtcgggcggcggcagcagcacgcTTGGCGGCTGCGGCGGGCCGAGCgggagcggcagcggcagcggagggGTAGGAGGAGGGGgccttggtggcggcggcggcgggccgtgCGGCGCGTGCAAGTTCCTCCGGCGCAAGTGCGTGAGCGAGTGCATCTTCGCGCCCTACTTCGACTCGGAGCAAGGCGCGGCGCACTTCGCGGCGGTGCACAAGGTGTTCGGCGCCAGCAACGTGTCCAAGCTGCTCCTCCAGATCCCCGCGCACAAGCGCCTCGACGCCGTCGTCACCATCTGCTACGAGGCCCAGGCCCGCCTCCGCGACCCCGTTTACGGCTGCGTCGCCCACATCTTCGTGCTCCAGCAGCAG GTGGTGAATCTCCAGGCCGAGCTGACCTACCTGCAGACCCACCTGGCCACCCTggagctgccgtcgccgccgctgccggccGCGCCGCAAATGCCGATGGCGATGCCGGCCCAGTTCTCCATCTCGGACCTGCCGTCCACGACCAACATTCCGACCACCATCGACCTGTCCGCGCTCTTCGAACCGCCGGCGCAACCGCAGTGGGCGGTCCAGCAGCATCACCAGCACCAGCTCCGCCAGCATCCGTCATACGGCGCCATGGCGCACAGGGGCGGCTCCAGCATGGCGGAGGGATCAGCggccagcggcagcggcagcggtgaGCTGCAGACGCTGGCACGGGAGCTCCTGGACCGCCACGGCCGGTCCGGCGTGAAGCCCGAGCTgcagccaccaccgccgccgcatcCAAGATGA